In the genome of Actinobacillus genomosp. 1, the window TTACCACTAATCTCGGAACCAACTACCGTTATAGTTGAATTATCATTATCTCCAATAGCGGTAATACTAATTTTACTACCGGCATTTATTCGGCTTGATTCTCCTTTGCTCCCTTCCGATTGCTGAGTTTGAGCCTGTTTTTGATTCGCATAGGCAACGGAAATACTTGCTCCTTCAGAAACACCTTTTGCAAGATTTTTTGCACCGTCAATATTTTGCATTACGTCGATAATTTGTTCGGCCGAGTTCATTGCATCAAATGCAACATTTGCTGTAGCCATAGCGTTAATGCGATTATTTTTACTCTCTCCCACTTTTTGAACCGTATTTGCAAGATTTAGCGCAGATTGAACCGCTTGTACTACCGGGAGATTTATTGCAACCGTTACCCCTTTCTGTTCGGCGGTACGTTTATAATGACTTTCATAATCAGAACGGGCCGCTTCTATTCGCGCACTTTTTGCCTGAATATCAATGTTACCGTCACGTGAGATCACAACACTTCCCGTTTGTTGGTAATGATTGCCAGCAAGAATCTTGCTATCTCCGTTTAAACTACCGACTTGGCTACGTACCGCACTTTGTTGGGTTCTGTCTTGTTCTACTTGTTCTTTCTTTGCACCGAGCGTAAAACCGATACCGCCTGTTCCCATTAAGCCTGATTTTTTACGTTCCGTTTTTTCATCTCGGAAGTACGTATTTTTATCCGCTAAAATCGAAATATCCTGTTTTGCCGCTATCGTTAAATCATTCTCGGCAACTGCAGCCGAACCTTTTATACTTATATTTCCTTGTTCTGCAATCAGAGAGACGTTTTTACCGTCAAGATTACTTCCTACGGCTTCGCTAATATTATGTACATAACGCTGTTTTTCCGTTGTTTTGTTTAAAAAACCTCGTCGAGTTGATTTAACTGCACTAGCCAGCCGTTCTTCCGTTCTGCCGGCTTCCACTTTAATATCGCCTTGCTTAGCGGCTACGGTTACATTTCCGTTTGGGCTCGTTATCTCCGCCTGTCTTAATATCACCTCATTTTCCGCAATCAACGTAACACCGTTATTGCCTTTAAGGCGGCTACCTATTTCGGATTTTTGATCTAAACGGTAATAGTTATCCGCATTTCCGTTGTAATGTTCCTTATTTTTTATATTGGCGGTCGTGATATTTAGTTCTTTTGCTTCTGCAGCAATGGTACCTTTACTGGTAATATCTGCGGCTTTTAAGGTTATATCACCGTCACTCTGTAATATTAATCGTCCGTTTTCACCTGTTACGCTAACCGTTGCAGTTTTATCCAATGAGGTACGTTCAATGTTCCCATATTTACTTTTCGTATCCGAAAGCGTACCGGTAATTTCTAATTTTTTATTGGCAGATAATCGTAAAAAATCGACCGCTTCAATTTTCCCTGCTAAATTCACTAAGCTTTGTTTTGCAGATAAATCAATCCTATTACCTAAGATTGTCCCGCTATTTTTAAGACTTTCGGTATTAAAATATGTTAAATCTCTTCCCGCTATTACCCCATTATTATGTAATGAAGCCGTATTTCCTCTAATTTCTTTCGCCGAAATAACTGTGCCATGAGCAGTAATATCGCTATCTTTAGCTAATAAATAGACTTGAGGAACAAGTGCGGAGACCCTATGTCCATCAGCAAGCGTGATATCTTTATTTACCAGCCAAACCATATCCGTAGTTAATTTTGACATTTGTGCTGCGGTTAAACCTATCCCGACTTTTAAATTAAACTTTTTAGCGTACTTCGCACCGTTTGCCATAAGTGCTTTATATTGTTCGATGTCATTCTCATATCCGTCAAGATAACGGCGTCCGGTTAATTGATAAATCTGTTCATTCACTAAACGCTGCTCATAAAAGCCATCACCTAATCGTTTAAGTAAATGCTCTCCGTTATTACCTAATCGTTCAAACAAATAATTGCTACTTAGTTGTCCGGTTCTATTAATAAATCGCGGATCCGTTTCAACAATGTAACCTTGTTTAGCTTTCGGGTTAATTGTATAAAGGCTAGCATTAGGCAAAGTAATATCCGCTAAATGTGTTTTAATTGAAGCCGGAGGATTTGTCTGATTAGATTTATCTTCACCAAGCGCAATCTTAGGCATAGTATTTAACCGAATATTATCCGCTGGAGATTGTGCGGCAATATCCGAATGAGGTATCGGCGATAGCTTTGTACCGATAGTATTGAGTGCAAGCGTTAATCTGCTTGTATTTGAAGTATATTCATCAAGAGGATGTCTAACTTTCTCATCGAAAAAGTTTTTATGATGTCTGCGCTTACCCGATCTACGTCGATCTTGTTGATAACGATAGAAATCGCCTGATTTACGCTCGGTAAGCGACACGGTAAGATCTTTATTTTCTAAAATACCGTTTTCGGTCTGAATAGTCTCCTTACTATGGTTAATTTCTTGTTCATTAAAATATAACTTATCTCCAATCAGCAGCTTACTATATTGATTTAATACGTGTTGGCTATTAAGTGCCAAATTTCCACCTACTAAAAACTCTGCCGGTGACTCATCATAACTTTCTGCGATTTCTTTTATTTGAGTGAATTTCTTACGTTGCCAGAGTTCGCCTTTCTGAGCGACAATATCTTGTTTATTAGGATCATAGAAGTCAAAGGTCGCACTCTTATGACGTTGTCCGTTTGCATGATCAATTAAACCATCGACACCGACTCGATACCATCTTTCTACTTTTTTAGTAATAGGATCTTCTTTTCCGTAAAGGTCAAATTCTTCTTTTTCTTCACGTATTCTGGTTTTTACATGGGTATCTCGGTTAATAAACTTTTTAGTACTAACTCTCGCATTACCTAAAAACTCAATTGTCGCACTATTATTTTCAATCAATGCCGCTTTACCGATTGCCTGATTATTCTTATCAAGATCATTACTGATATAAGCTTCCCCCAAAGAAAGAAGTAATGATTTATCGCTATTGATAAACTTATTTACCTCTAAATCTAAGCGGTTTCTGGTGGCGATCGTACCTGATTTTATTTCTCCGTCCGCCTTTTCGCTCAAATTTTTAATAATATTCGATTTAAAAGCGAGATAATCGGCATAAATTCTACCCGTACCTATATTGGTCACTTCATCACTTTTAATTAAAGTGTTATGACCGTCAATTAATCCTCTATTTATCAAATTTTTTGAAACTAATGTGGTTTCCTTCGATGATACTTCTGCATTTTTATTATTTTGGATTGTTTGTGCAGATATACTTGCTTGGTTATTCACGATCAGTTTCGTATTGTTTTCAAAATTTCCTTCCGTTTTAAAGCTGAAGTTATTACCGACTTCAAAAGCTTTATTTAGAACGAAGCTGTCTTTCAAGGAAATGAAAAGATCTCCGGCAGTTTTTATTGAACCTTCTTCGGAAGCAAGATTTTTTGCCTGAAGCATTATACGCTTACCGGCTTGAAATAAACCTTCTCGGTTATTTACAACTAACTTTCCGCTTTTATCTTTTATATCGAGCGATTCTAATGTTAGCAGTTCTCCTTGATGATTATCCAAGCGGGTTTTACCGATTACAGTCACAATCTTACCGCTATACACACCGCCTTGGCGATTATCCAAATTATCAACATCCAGCGTCATTGTATTCGCCAGAATTCCCTGAACAGGCTTTATATCTTTTGCTTTGGTAGCTTGGTTATTGAGCTGTTTACTATTTAACACCAATGAATCAGTAGCTAAAATTAAAGAACCTTTATCGGAAACCGCATTATTATTTATTTCGGCAATGTCTAATTTGGCGTTTTTACTACGAACAACACCGGCTTGATTATCCAACCGAGTTGCCGATAATCTCATGTCTTCCGTACTTTCTATTATTCCTTGCTGATTGTTGATCTTATCCGCAGTAATGTTTAACCACCGTTCTGAAAAAAGAATCCCCTTGTTATTATTAACTTGTTCCGTCTCAATCTTAAAACGACCTTGTGTTTTTATAACACCGCCTTGGTTATTAATTGATTTAGCTTTTAATGTAAAATCTTGTTCACCGGTCTGTTCCCAAACCGCATTTCGAGTGTTTAAGTCGGTTTGTGCCGTTTGAATATGTTTCGCACTTAAATGACTATTTG includes:
- a CDS encoding hemagglutinin repeat-containing protein, producing MNKKSFRVIFSKTLQRLVVVSELARTTGKTNESGMTSGNFLQKICKIRPLTFYLFCAWGVVGISQNALAELMIQADKSAQKNEQPIVLKTPNGLPQVNIQTPNDKGLSHNKYSKFDVDTKGAILNNSRTQTQTQLEGTIQANPYLARGEAKVILNEVNSNDPSILKGYIEVAGKKADVIIANPSGLHCEGCGIINASGATLTTAKPQIESGSLESFIVEKGRVKVSGTGLDNSRVDYTDIIAKEAEINAGVWSKKKLMAITGKNTVKVRSTSNKENDLQIINTVTTKTLEEHDVPKYALDVSALGGMYAGKVHLIGTEQGLGVRNTGHIGASSDNVKIDSQGRIVNKGIINGNDHLELNAKQGIENQGRIETKYGNIILNSRADIKQDGSIVTRQGDIRQRAEQGIRQTGETVAGGNINFNADDVTAAESSLIAAGINIQNTKQGETRQLSPQADNGKDIHIVTRQQAVLNGKNIASGTLQIKASKANLDKSQTSANRININVKQGDIQANQANISAKDTLRLSTPKILSTANSHLSAKHIQTAQTDLNTRNAVWEQTGEQDFTLKAKSINNQGGVIKTQGRFKIETEQVNNNKGILFSERWLNITADKINNQQGIIESTEDMRLSATRLDNQAGVVRSKNAKLDIAEINNNAVSDKGSLILATDSLVLNSKQLNNQATKAKDIKPVQGILANTMTLDVDNLDNRQGGVYSGKIVTVIGKTRLDNHQGELLTLESLDIKDKSGKLVVNNREGLFQAGKRIMLQAKNLASEEGSIKTAGDLFISLKDSFVLNKAFEVGNNFSFKTEGNFENNTKLIVNNQASISAQTIQNNKNAEVSSKETTLVSKNLINRGLIDGHNTLIKSDEVTNIGTGRIYADYLAFKSNIIKNLSEKADGEIKSGTIATRNRLDLEVNKFINSDKSLLLSLGEAYISNDLDKNNQAIGKAALIENNSATIEFLGNARVSTKKFINRDTHVKTRIREEKEEFDLYGKEDPITKKVERWYRVGVDGLIDHANGQRHKSATFDFYDPNKQDIVAQKGELWQRKKFTQIKEIAESYDESPAEFLVGGNLALNSQHVLNQYSKLLIGDKLYFNEQEINHSKETIQTENGILENKDLTVSLTERKSGDFYRYQQDRRRSGKRRHHKNFFDEKVRHPLDEYTSNTSRLTLALNTIGTKLSPIPHSDIAAQSPADNIRLNTMPKIALGEDKSNQTNPPASIKTHLADITLPNASLYTINPKAKQGYIVETDPRFINRTGQLSSNYLFERLGNNGEHLLKRLGDGFYEQRLVNEQIYQLTGRRYLDGYENDIEQYKALMANGAKYAKKFNLKVGIGLTAAQMSKLTTDMVWLVNKDITLADGHRVSALVPQVYLLAKDSDITAHGTVISAKEIRGNTASLHNNGVIAGRDLTYFNTESLKNSGTILGNRIDLSAKQSLVNLAGKIEAVDFLRLSANKKLEITGTLSDTKSKYGNIERTSLDKTATVSVTGENGRLILQSDGDITLKAADITSKGTIAAEAKELNITTANIKNKEHYNGNADNYYRLDQKSEIGSRLKGNNGVTLIAENEVILRQAEITSPNGNVTVAAKQGDIKVEAGRTEERLASAVKSTRRGFLNKTTEKQRYVHNISEAVGSNLDGKNVSLIAEQGNISIKGSAAVAENDLTIAAKQDISILADKNTYFRDEKTERKKSGLMGTGGIGFTLGAKKEQVEQDRTQQSAVRSQVGSLNGDSKILAGNHYQQTGSVVISRDGNIDIQAKSARIEAARSDYESHYKRTAEQKGVTVAINLPVVQAVQSALNLANTVQKVGESKNNRINAMATANVAFDAMNSAEQIIDVMQNIDGAKNLAKGVSEGASISVAYANQKQAQTQQSEGSKGESSRINAGSKISITAIGDNDNSTITVVGSEISGKKGTSFKADGDVNLLAFKQGHKERSTNKSSGFNAGIAASYGNGDFAFGITAGANYGKGYGNRNEATWLHSHIGNKESLTKIESGHDTNLKGAQVLGNRVEVSAENLNIESLQDLMTYRSKQMTAEGRITAGYGFSANGSYNQSKMNADFSNINEQSGLFAGDNGYDINIRKHTDLKGAVITSTEKAEAAGYNRFSTGVLTHQEIQNQSSYFAKGFGLNGGFSIGGGDTSKEVGGMKLQQIGQNHTDGSSKVEFGGIAGIGSQGNWGMAKGLATAFLGQVRDSGHQSGITTSFINTANIQIRDSEVQKALTGKTTEETVKLIKKANIHQAVTKTDIEQVKSDLVRDLTIATDFVKNLSDRGDRMYYQMERNEDSLFSIQDEVKNKNCNHISCLGFDDGSFKDNSQTLKGIIYSDQILTDEQAKLLSNVATAGMLNLERKEKVSSAILYSKTLSSLEETPVILNRGSAGIVNEFLFTGFERFRAWANIPEVFGASNATRDHAQINKKLDEYNAYQMAQGKRTIDVNNVAHSLGVSENKNMLNWSEYLDNKYDHTHINFSHLGGSYPSSEIHKQAKGVFKGVSTEYHGAKGDFVYSGLRGLFIGNNPNARQAEGLGFGEAHSEANQNINNLKYIYKFKEDGEKEKKWIKTEKIIQGIYPTDFNRKFNKSEEK